Proteins encoded in a region of the Chryseobacterium piperi genome:
- a CDS encoding NifU family protein: protein METNITHEDTVTRVMEALESIRPFLNKDGGDIELIDVKDSSVYVKLLGNCSGCSLNFSTLKLGVENTIKQHAPEISKVISVE from the coding sequence ATGGAAACAAATATAACACACGAAGATACTGTAACAAGAGTAATGGAGGCTTTAGAAAGTATTCGTCCGTTTTTGAATAAAGATGGAGGGGATATTGAGCTTATTGATGTGAAAGATAGCTCGGTTTATGTAAAACTTTTAGGAAACTGTTCCGGATGTTCTTTGAATTTTTCAACCCTTAAACTGGGAGTGGAAAATACAATCAAACAACACGCTCCGGAAATATCAAAGGTAATAAGCGTAGAGTAG
- a CDS encoding SH3 domain-containing protein, giving the protein MSTLQDKYSGVISAAQSAGISNLQVQEQDGILYVSGAASNTAAKDAVWNALGTIDSTYSASDINIDVQVAGLASGAALTVATEDSNLNIRQEPSTEAAVVGKASKGSSVTLIEQTSDDWWKVKTADGQEGYAYSRYLKA; this is encoded by the coding sequence ATGAGCACATTACAAGATAAATATTCAGGGGTAATTTCTGCAGCTCAGTCTGCTGGAATTTCAAATCTTCAGGTTCAGGAACAAGACGGAATTTTATATGTTTCAGGAGCGGCTTCAAACACAGCAGCAAAAGATGCAGTTTGGAATGCTTTAGGAACTATTGATTCTACGTATTCTGCTTCAGACATCAATATTGATGTACAGGTTGCAGGACTTGCTTCAGGTGCAGCGCTTACTGTTGCTACAGAAGATTCTAACCTAAATATCAGACAGGAACCATCTACTGAAGCTGCTGTAGTAGGAAAAGCTTCAAAAGGTTCTTCAGTAACTTTAATTGAACAAACTTCTGACGATTGGTGGAAAGTAAAAACTGCTGACGGACAGGAAGGATATGCTTATTCAAGATATTTGAAGGCGTAA
- a CDS encoding Mrp/NBP35 family ATP-binding protein, which yields MLTKEKVQGFLKEIEVDDLVSNLQIVGNDVYIDMTAHSPAMHEKKKLEAAMKQAFASEFGEEVHLKLKIVSPEPSEIQQSQIKGKQISGIQNIIAIASGKGGVGKSTVAANIAVTLAKMGFKVGLLDADIYGPSVPTMFDTEGEKPVSVEVNGKNLMKPVENYGVKMLSIGYFSGANQAVVWRGPMASKALNQMIRDAAWGELDFLLIDLPPGTGDIHLSIIQEVPVTGAVIVSTPQHVALADVRKGIAMFQMESINIPVLGLIENMAYFTPEELPDNKYYIFGNQGAQYLAEDLGIPVLGEIPLIQSIREAGDVGRPAALQEGSKIAEIYTETARKMVESLVERNKHLPPTEAVKITTMAGCSPKAKK from the coding sequence ATGTTGACGAAAGAAAAGGTTCAAGGTTTCCTTAAAGAAATAGAAGTAGATGATTTAGTAAGTAATCTTCAGATTGTAGGGAATGATGTTTATATCGATATGACAGCTCATTCACCGGCAATGCATGAGAAGAAAAAGTTAGAAGCTGCCATGAAACAGGCCTTTGCAAGTGAATTCGGAGAAGAAGTTCATTTGAAACTTAAAATCGTTTCTCCGGAACCTAGCGAAATTCAGCAGAGTCAGATCAAAGGAAAACAAATTTCCGGAATTCAGAATATTATCGCTATCGCTTCAGGAAAAGGAGGGGTAGGTAAGTCTACCGTTGCTGCAAATATAGCGGTAACTTTAGCTAAGATGGGCTTTAAAGTAGGTTTACTGGATGCCGATATATATGGGCCGTCAGTTCCTACCATGTTTGATACAGAAGGTGAAAAGCCTGTTTCTGTAGAAGTAAACGGGAAAAATCTGATGAAGCCTGTTGAGAACTATGGTGTGAAGATGCTTTCGATAGGTTATTTTTCCGGAGCTAATCAGGCTGTAGTTTGGAGAGGTCCTATGGCTTCCAAGGCATTAAATCAGATGATCAGAGATGCTGCCTGGGGAGAATTAGACTTTTTATTAATAGACTTACCTCCGGGAACAGGAGATATCCACTTATCCATTATTCAGGAAGTACCTGTAACTGGAGCCGTGATTGTAAGTACTCCACAACATGTAGCTTTAGCAGATGTGAGAAAAGGAATTGCGATGTTCCAAATGGAAAGTATTAATATTCCGGTTCTTGGATTAATCGAAAATATGGCGTATTTTACACCGGAAGAATTACCGGATAATAAATATTATATCTTTGGAAACCAGGGAGCACAATATTTGGCAGAAGACCTTGGAATTCCGGTACTGGGAGAGATTCCGCTGATCCAGAGCATAAGAGAAGCTGGAGACGTTGGAAGACCTGCCGCATTACAGGAAGGTTCGAAAATTGCTGAAATTTATACGGAAACAGCACGTAAAATGGTAGAAAGTCTTGTAGAAAGAAATAAACATCTTCCTCCGACAGAAGCTGTAAAAATTACAACAATGGCCGGATGCTCACCAAAAGCTAAAAAATAA
- a CDS encoding GH92 family glycosyl hydrolase gives MKKSLVLSLLFIAQIIYAQNYAQYVNPFIGTGGHGHTFPGAIVPFGMVQLSPDTRIDGSWDGCSGYHYSDSVIYGFSHTHLNGTGVSDYGDIMLMPTMGNPGLNSKDYASKFSHKNEKATAGFYSVKLDKNNIDVRLTTTKRVGYHEYTFNTAGNANIILDLNHRDKLLEGEVKIIDDKTIEVFRRSEAWATNQYIYARIEFSKPMKVSKKETNRKQEDRLYTGTRLALAFSTAVKKGEKISIKVALSPTTYEGAAKNMLAEGKSNDFDLIKKQAENDWNKELSKIEVKSENRDKLAIFYTALYHVFTQPNINMDVDGKYRGRDHKFYTAKGFDYYTVFSLWDTFRGAHPLMTLIYRKRTADFINTFIKQYEQGGKLPVWELASNETECMIGYHSVSVIADAMAKGITGFDYEKAFEASKNSAMLDIFGLNAYKQNNYISIDDEHESVSKTLEYAYDDWCIAQMAKILGKKEDYQYFMNRSQNWKNLYNPKNGFMQARKNGNWYEPFDPREVNNNYTEGNSWHYSYFVPQDIPGLIQAHGGKKKFEQFIDAIFSAPNATTGREQVDITGLIGQYAQGNEPSHHIAYLYNFVDQPQKAEEKIKYILDNFYKNTPDGLIGNEDCGQMSAWYVLSTIGIYSVTPGKPEWETVTPYFDEIIIHLEDGTTRTITKNTSKEELRKLGFENVKPVKDFKYTEQTASPLISADRLFDFSTKVEITPLNEKDKVYYMTLDENDKNVRKKFTAYKGPFTINKTTQVSAYAERKGEKSSITTANFNRRPNHWDITINSTVNPQYTAGGKLALIDGINGAVNWRKGEWQGYQGQTFEAIIDFKSPQQITQLTSTYLQDSRAWILMPKKVEYYASMNGKDFILLKTIDNTIDSKDEKVQIKDFSAEIFPTEARYIKVKAYHFGKLPEWHQGAGGDSYVFIDEISVR, from the coding sequence ATGAAAAAAAGTTTAGTACTCAGTTTATTATTCATTGCTCAGATCATCTATGCTCAAAACTATGCTCAGTATGTTAATCCTTTTATAGGAACCGGAGGGCATGGCCATACGTTTCCGGGAGCTATTGTGCCTTTTGGAATGGTACAGCTTTCACCGGACACCAGAATCGACGGAAGCTGGGATGGATGCAGCGGATATCATTATTCTGATTCTGTCATTTATGGATTTTCTCATACCCACCTCAATGGTACAGGAGTTTCAGACTACGGTGACATTATGCTGATGCCAACAATGGGAAATCCGGGCTTGAATAGTAAAGACTATGCTTCAAAATTCTCTCATAAAAATGAAAAAGCTACAGCAGGATTCTATTCCGTAAAACTGGATAAAAACAACATTGATGTTCGCTTGACAACTACAAAGAGAGTCGGATATCATGAGTACACTTTCAATACGGCGGGAAATGCTAATATTATTCTGGATCTAAACCACAGGGATAAGCTTCTTGAAGGGGAGGTAAAAATCATTGATGACAAAACCATTGAAGTTTTCAGAAGAAGTGAAGCCTGGGCAACCAACCAATATATTTATGCAAGGATCGAGTTTTCAAAGCCCATGAAAGTTTCAAAAAAAGAAACTAATAGAAAACAGGAAGACCGTCTTTATACAGGAACCAGACTGGCATTGGCATTTTCAACAGCTGTAAAAAAGGGTGAAAAAATAAGTATCAAAGTGGCTCTTTCTCCGACTACCTATGAAGGAGCTGCTAAAAATATGCTGGCTGAAGGAAAATCCAATGATTTCGATTTAATCAAAAAGCAAGCTGAGAATGACTGGAATAAGGAACTTTCAAAAATCGAAGTAAAATCTGAAAACCGGGACAAGCTCGCCATTTTCTATACAGCACTTTATCATGTTTTCACACAGCCTAACATCAATATGGACGTGGATGGAAAATACAGAGGCCGAGATCATAAATTTTACACGGCAAAAGGATTTGATTACTATACCGTATTCTCACTTTGGGACACGTTCAGAGGGGCACATCCGCTAATGACTCTAATCTACAGAAAAAGAACCGCCGATTTCATCAATACCTTTATCAAACAATATGAGCAAGGAGGTAAACTCCCTGTGTGGGAACTGGCTTCTAATGAAACCGAATGTATGATTGGCTACCATTCAGTCTCTGTAATTGCAGATGCTATGGCCAAAGGAATTACAGGTTTTGATTATGAAAAAGCATTTGAAGCTTCTAAAAACTCGGCAATGTTGGACATTTTTGGGTTAAATGCATATAAACAAAATAACTACATCAGTATTGATGATGAACATGAAAGTGTTTCCAAAACCTTGGAGTATGCATATGACGACTGGTGTATCGCACAAATGGCTAAAATTTTAGGTAAAAAAGAAGATTATCAATACTTCATGAACCGTTCTCAAAACTGGAAGAATCTATACAATCCAAAAAATGGTTTTATGCAGGCCAGAAAAAACGGGAACTGGTATGAACCTTTTGATCCCAGAGAAGTTAATAACAATTACACAGAAGGTAATTCCTGGCATTATTCCTATTTTGTTCCTCAGGATATACCAGGACTTATTCAAGCACATGGAGGAAAGAAAAAATTTGAACAATTTATTGATGCTATTTTCTCTGCACCCAATGCTACGACAGGAAGAGAACAGGTAGATATTACAGGTTTAATAGGACAATATGCCCAGGGAAATGAACCTAGTCACCATATCGCTTATCTGTATAATTTTGTTGACCAACCTCAAAAGGCAGAAGAAAAAATAAAATATATACTTGACAACTTCTACAAAAATACTCCGGATGGACTGATTGGAAATGAAGACTGCGGTCAGATGAGCGCATGGTATGTTTTAAGCACAATTGGGATTTATTCTGTCACTCCCGGAAAACCAGAATGGGAAACAGTAACACCTTATTTTGATGAAATTATCATTCATTTGGAAGATGGAACAACAAGAACCATCACCAAAAACACGAGTAAAGAGGAGCTGAGAAAATTAGGGTTTGAAAACGTAAAGCCTGTAAAAGATTTCAAATATACTGAGCAAACCGCTTCTCCTCTCATTTCTGCTGACAGGCTTTTTGATTTTTCAACGAAAGTAGAAATCACCCCACTCAATGAAAAGGATAAAGTATACTATATGACGCTTGATGAGAATGATAAAAATGTACGAAAAAAATTCACAGCCTATAAAGGCCCTTTTACGATTAACAAAACTACCCAAGTGTCTGCCTATGCTGAAAGGAAAGGGGAAAAAAGTTCCATAACAACAGCAAATTTCAACAGAAGACCTAATCATTGGGATATCACCATAAACTCAACTGTAAATCCCCAATATACAGCAGGAGGAAAACTGGCCCTCATTGATGGAATCAACGGAGCTGTTAACTGGAGAAAAGGAGAATGGCAAGGCTATCAGGGACAAACTTTTGAAGCAATCATTGATTTTAAATCACCCCAACAGATTACTCAACTGACGTCTACTTATCTTCAGGACAGTAGAGCCTGGATCTTAATGCCCAAAAAAGTAGAATATTATGCTTCTATGAATGGTAAAGATTTCATTCTTCTAAAGACCATCGATAATACGATTGATTCCAAAGATGAAAAGGTGCAAATCAAAGATTTTAGTGCAGAGATTTTCCCTACTGAAGCCCGCTATATCAAAGTAAAAGCCTATCATTTCGGAAAGCTTCCTGAATGGCATCAGGGAGCCGGTGGAGATTCTTATGTTTTCATTGACGAAATTTCAGTGAGATAA
- a CDS encoding response regulator transcription factor: MKRILIADDHYIVRTGTALLLESKLQYPCEIDFAENYIETKDKVSKKQYDLVILDIDMPDSVFKAMVKELKKKQAQLKIMIFSIYDESVGIQYIEEGAEGFLNKGASELEILRGITAIFEEGYYYPSKMVSKLLAHSKDTHTVEKLSKREFQIFKLLAEGNGNIEISNILDLRMSTISTYKKKIFEKLQVKNVVDLVRIYDDMH; this comes from the coding sequence ATGAAAAGAATACTCATTGCAGATGACCATTATATTGTGAGAACGGGGACGGCACTGCTGTTGGAATCAAAACTTCAATATCCTTGTGAAATAGATTTCGCTGAAAATTATATTGAAACAAAGGATAAAGTTTCTAAAAAACAATATGATCTGGTGATTCTCGACATTGATATGCCTGACAGTGTTTTTAAAGCGATGGTGAAGGAGCTTAAAAAGAAACAAGCTCAGCTTAAAATCATGATATTTTCCATTTATGATGAAAGTGTCGGAATACAATATATAGAAGAAGGGGCGGAAGGATTTCTTAATAAAGGAGCTTCGGAATTGGAAATTCTGAGAGGGATTACGGCAATATTTGAAGAAGGATATTATTATCCTTCAAAGATGGTTAGTAAACTTTTGGCTCATTCTAAAGATACCCATACGGTAGAAAAGCTTTCTAAAAGAGAATTTCAGATATTTAAACTTTTGGCCGAAGGAAACGGCAATATTGAGATTTCCAATATTTTAGACCTTAGAATGTCTACGATAAGTACCTATAAAAAGAAAATTTTTGAAAAACTGCAGGTTAAGAATGTGGTTGACCTGGTACGTATATATGATGATATGCACTAA
- a CDS encoding dicarboxylate/amino acid:cation symporter: MKGQNKLFIAIIIALILGVGIGGFVHVQYPESAVPFSKNIKLLGTIFIRLVQMIIAPLVFTTLVVGIAKMSDIKMIGRVGTKAMLWFISASLMSLFIGLMLVNWLEPGHVTKLPIQDAASAEDLLRSSKGFSLEDFVKHVIPKSLFEAFATNEVLQIVVFSIMFGIALANLGEEYAQPVIKLFDIVAHAILKMVGYIMWFAPFGVLGAIAAVVATNGFEIFKVYAIYLRDFFFALGVLWLVLLLVGYFILGNRLFELLRRIKEPLLIAFSTTSSEAVFPKLVEELEKFGCNSRVVSFILPLGYSFNLDGSMMYMTFASIFIAQIYGIEMTLGQQITMLLVLMLTSKGIAGVPRASLVIIVATCSMFGIPPEGIALILPIDHFCDMGRSMTNVLGNALATSAVSKWEGQLEDTSASV, from the coding sequence ATGAAAGGACAAAATAAACTGTTTATTGCAATTATTATTGCGCTGATATTGGGTGTAGGAATTGGGGGATTTGTTCATGTGCAATATCCGGAAAGTGCAGTACCTTTTTCTAAAAATATTAAATTACTGGGTACCATATTTATACGATTGGTTCAAATGATCATTGCTCCTTTGGTTTTTACAACGTTGGTTGTAGGGATTGCTAAAATGAGTGATATTAAAATGATCGGAAGGGTAGGAACCAAGGCAATGCTATGGTTTATCTCTGCATCTTTAATGTCCCTTTTTATTGGATTGATGCTGGTTAACTGGCTGGAGCCGGGACATGTTACTAAACTTCCCATCCAGGATGCTGCCTCAGCAGAAGATCTTTTGAGAAGCAGTAAAGGATTTAGCCTGGAAGATTTCGTAAAACATGTAATTCCTAAAAGTTTGTTTGAAGCTTTTGCTACCAATGAAGTACTTCAGATTGTTGTATTTTCAATTATGTTTGGAATTGCTTTAGCAAATTTAGGAGAAGAATATGCTCAGCCAGTGATCAAATTATTTGACATTGTAGCTCATGCTATCTTAAAAATGGTGGGATATATTATGTGGTTTGCCCCATTTGGAGTATTAGGAGCTATAGCAGCGGTAGTTGCCACAAATGGTTTTGAGATATTTAAAGTATATGCCATCTACCTTAGAGACTTTTTCTTTGCACTGGGAGTGCTTTGGCTAGTTCTTTTGTTAGTTGGATATTTTATTTTAGGAAACCGACTTTTTGAATTATTGAGAAGAATTAAAGAGCCTTTGCTTATTGCTTTTTCAACAACCAGTTCAGAAGCTGTTTTTCCGAAGTTAGTAGAAGAATTGGAAAAATTTGGCTGTAACAGCAGAGTGGTATCATTTATTCTACCCTTGGGATATTCATTCAACCTGGATGGAAGTATGATGTATATGACTTTTGCTTCAATCTTTATCGCTCAGATTTATGGAATAGAAATGACTTTGGGACAGCAAATCACTATGCTTTTGGTTTTGATGCTTACTTCAAAAGGAATTGCGGGAGTACCAAGAGCCTCTCTGGTTATTATCGTAGCAACTTGTTCTATGTTTGGAATTCCACCGGAGGGAATTGCTTTAATCTTGCCAATTGACCATTTCTGTGATATGGGAAGAAGTATGACCAACGTATTAGGAAATGCTTTAGCTACTTCTGCTGTTTCTAAATGGGAAGGGCAGTTGGAAGATACTAGTGCTAGTGTATAA
- a CDS encoding BON domain-containing protein, whose protein sequence is MKKTIAMAALALAVSFGAISCKKKVSDADLQTQATTIVTSNPSASVEVKEGVAHLSGTFPDQASKDAMIKELKAVNGVKDVMDMATIAPATPPVDTTSAVDPVVQKKVQDAVKDFPSVKVEVVNGELTLTGSVSKEQARKIKQSVDALKAGKVNYNYTVK, encoded by the coding sequence ATGAAAAAAACTATCGCAATGGCTGCCCTTGCTCTGGCAGTATCTTTCGGAGCTATTTCTTGTAAAAAGAAAGTTTCTGACGCCGATCTTCAGACTCAAGCTACAACAATCGTTACTTCAAATCCTAGTGCTTCCGTTGAAGTAAAAGAAGGAGTAGCTCACCTAAGCGGAACGTTCCCGGATCAAGCTTCTAAAGATGCTATGATTAAAGAGTTAAAAGCTGTAAACGGAGTAAAAGACGTTATGGATATGGCTACTATTGCTCCTGCAACTCCACCAGTGGACACAACTTCTGCGGTAGACCCGGTGGTTCAGAAAAAAGTTCAGGATGCTGTTAAGGATTTCCCTTCTGTAAAAGTAGAGGTTGTAAACGGAGAACTTACACTTACAGGAAGCGTTTCTAAAGAACAGGCAAGAAAAATCAAGCAGTCTGTAGATGCTTTAAAGGCTGGAAAAGTTAATTATAATTACACTGTAAAATAA
- a CDS encoding TonB-dependent receptor: protein MKKIIWILIFIFNITLLKAQQINIGGKVISFEKKPVENATVYLLKQKDSSIVNYTSTNKEGKFSLKANELNEPTVLKIDAEKLTSFSKNFDKIDQSHALGEIILEKNTVFDIEEVKITVSPVKIKKDTIEFNASSIKVRPDSKIEELLKQIPGVEVSNEGKITVNGKDVDQIMINGKPFFDKDGKIALQNLPADIIKNIQFTTTKTKEEELNGKTAKSNNTTINFNIDEKKNKGLISRFTLGLGSDKRYEGSGLLSYFKKDTKISLLASSNNINSQGFSNDEVFDSMGRGRNSWMMQGGSITTVGGSTYYSQGGNNTKGIQKSTTLGFNYSDKLGKNADLETFSLMHSNNNMETRSKVSRTTLLPDYTLKTNSESNGENENKQYSFDTSARIKFDSLTSIYISPSFSRTEGFNFNNSKSSTLRDNVLLNESDSYTRTDSENNSFNPNIYFSKKFKKKGRVAYANMNSSISESKSNNLNKSQTIFYQNQNTNDNRDQLAKNKNQSNNYRFSAGYTEPISDSASASLNLNYNSRSSRTIRDVNDFDINSGQYSNYNSILSNSMDQRINQLSPELSYDFNKKKINIWASAQLDVSDMKVNATYDGKQYDLQKNFVLPNYNMNFQYSFSQNKRLSLYTYADFTIPSAEQLTPYIDLSNPLIAYQGNPNLKNTWTNRTYLYFNNFNILKNTSYYVNLGFTYSNNDVTNYSYFDNSGKQFVTYANVSGNKNVDLGGGFSKSFKWKENKFTINPRFNMNYGYNRGFINGQQFSSGSYSINPGLNLTYEVKDKFTIKPSYSIGYNFSNYTNYSVERVETTNQALKLQLTNYIFKSNLVFGNDFEYNTSSNIAPGFKRDFYFWNTSLGYAFFNKQLTAKVKIYDVLNQNQSVRRTIMNSYFEDREDLILKRYVMFSLTMKLNKFAGKKMQGK from the coding sequence ATGAAAAAAATTATATGGATATTGATTTTTATATTCAATATTACATTATTAAAAGCACAACAAATCAATATCGGCGGAAAGGTAATCAGTTTTGAAAAGAAACCTGTAGAAAATGCCACCGTCTACCTTCTCAAACAAAAGGATTCCTCTATTGTTAATTATACATCTACCAATAAAGAGGGTAAGTTTTCTCTTAAAGCCAATGAGCTGAACGAGCCAACCGTATTAAAAATTGATGCAGAAAAATTAACTTCCTTTTCTAAAAATTTTGACAAAATAGATCAATCGCATGCCTTAGGGGAAATTATACTTGAGAAAAATACTGTTTTCGACATTGAAGAAGTGAAAATCACAGTATCACCGGTTAAAATAAAAAAGGATACCATTGAGTTCAACGCTTCATCCATCAAGGTACGACCGGATAGTAAAATTGAGGAGTTGCTGAAGCAGATTCCTGGTGTAGAAGTCAGTAATGAAGGAAAGATTACTGTTAATGGGAAAGATGTCGATCAGATTATGATTAACGGAAAGCCTTTCTTCGATAAGGATGGTAAAATCGCATTACAAAATCTTCCGGCTGATATCATTAAAAACATTCAATTTACCACTACAAAGACCAAAGAGGAAGAGTTGAATGGGAAAACAGCCAAATCAAACAATACCACCATTAATTTCAACATTGATGAAAAGAAGAATAAAGGACTGATTTCCAGATTTACATTAGGATTAGGCTCAGATAAAAGATATGAAGGAAGCGGACTCCTAAGCTATTTTAAAAAGGATACCAAAATCAGCCTACTTGCATCATCAAATAACATCAACTCTCAGGGTTTTTCGAATGATGAAGTTTTTGATAGTATGGGACGTGGCAGAAACTCCTGGATGATGCAGGGCGGAAGCATTACTACGGTAGGCGGATCTACATACTATTCTCAAGGAGGAAACAACACGAAAGGAATTCAGAAATCAACAACATTGGGGTTTAATTACAGTGATAAGCTGGGAAAAAATGCCGATTTGGAGACGTTCAGTTTAATGCATTCCAACAATAATATGGAAACCCGCTCCAAAGTTTCCAGAACCACACTACTTCCCGATTACACCTTAAAGACCAACTCTGAAAGCAACGGAGAAAATGAAAACAAGCAATACAGCTTTGATACCTCTGCACGAATTAAATTTGATTCGCTGACCAGCATCTATATTTCTCCTTCATTTTCCAGAACCGAAGGGTTTAATTTTAATAATTCAAAATCATCTACATTAAGGGATAATGTCCTTCTTAATGAAAGTGATTCTTATACAAGGACTGATTCTGAGAATAACTCTTTCAATCCTAATATTTATTTTTCTAAAAAATTCAAGAAAAAAGGAAGAGTGGCTTATGCTAATATGAACAGTTCTATTTCTGAATCTAAAAGCAATAATCTAAATAAATCACAAACCATTTTTTATCAGAATCAGAATACCAATGACAATAGGGATCAGCTCGCCAAAAATAAAAATCAAAGCAACAATTATCGGTTCAGTGCCGGGTATACTGAACCTATTTCTGATTCTGCAAGCGCAAGTCTTAATTTAAACTATAACTCAAGATCGTCCAGAACAATAAGAGATGTCAATGATTTTGATATCAATTCAGGGCAATATTCCAATTACAATTCTATATTGTCCAATAGTATGGATCAAAGGATTAATCAGCTTTCACCTGAATTATCATATGATTTCAATAAAAAGAAAATTAATATATGGGCTTCCGCACAACTTGATGTTTCCGATATGAAAGTAAATGCTACTTATGATGGAAAACAATATGATCTGCAGAAAAATTTTGTCCTTCCCAACTACAATATGAATTTTCAGTATTCATTTTCTCAAAACAAAAGACTCAGCTTATATACTTATGCGGACTTCACCATTCCCAGTGCAGAACAGCTTACGCCTTATATTGATCTTTCTAATCCGCTTATCGCTTATCAGGGAAATCCGAATCTTAAAAATACATGGACTAACAGAACCTATCTTTACTTCAATAATTTTAACATCCTGAAAAATACGAGCTACTATGTGAATCTTGGTTTTACCTATTCCAATAATGATGTGACCAATTATTCCTATTTTGATAATTCCGGGAAACAGTTTGTTACTTATGCTAATGTTAGTGGCAATAAAAATGTTGATTTGGGGGGAGGGTTCAGCAAAAGTTTTAAGTGGAAAGAAAATAAATTCACAATCAATCCAAGATTTAATATGAATTATGGATATAACCGGGGATTCATCAACGGACAGCAATTTTCAAGCGGTTCCTACAGTATTAATCCGGGATTAAATCTTACCTATGAGGTCAAAGACAAATTTACCATAAAACCATCTTACTCTATCGGATATAATTTTTCAAATTACACCAACTATAGCGTAGAAAGGGTTGAAACAACTAATCAAGCGCTCAAATTACAATTGACCAATTATATTTTTAAGAGTAATCTTGTTTTTGGAAATGACTTTGAATACAATACCAGCTCTAATATTGCACCCGGCTTTAAAAGAGATTTTTATTTCTGGAATACCAGTTTGGGCTATGCTTTTTTCAATAAGCAGCTGACCGCTAAAGTTAAAATATATGATGTTCTAAATCAGAACCAAAGTGTAAGAAGAACCATTATGAACTCCTATTTTGAAGATCGTGAAGATCTTATTCTCAAGCGCTACGTGATGTTTTCTCTCACTATGAAGCTTAATAAATTTGCAGGTAAGAAGATGCAGGGCAAATAA